Below is a genomic region from Sandaracinaceae bacterium.
AGTCGTCCCCGGGCTGCGGCGATGGAGCCGTCGACCCCGGCGAGGAGTGCGACGACGGCAACGTCGAGAGCGGCGACGGCTGCAGCGCCTCCTGCGTCACGGAGCGCTGTGGCGACGGCATCGTCAACAACGGAGAGCCCTGTGACGGTGGCAGCGGATGCACCGACACATGCACCATCGACCCTGGCCCGACTCTGAGCTCGAGCGCGCCTGGCGACGGCGCGATCGACGTGCGCATCGGCGAGGCCATCACGCTCGTCTTCTCCGAGCCGGTCGATCCCGACAGCGTCGACAGCTCGACGATTCACATCGGGCCGGTCGGGTGGATGGACGGCGTCCTCTACGATGACACCTCGAGCATGGACGGGACCTGGCAGGTCGACGGCAGCGTCGTGACCTTCCGACCGTCGCGACCCTACTTGCAGGAGTTCAGCACCGCTCACCACATCACGGTGACGGACGGAGTCCGCGATCTCCGCGGGAACGCGGCGACCGGCTCGGTGGTGACCTTCACGACGATCCAGGTCGACCCCGACTTCCGCTATCACATCCGCAACGCGCAGTTCCCGGACCGGCTCGACACCTTCTCGGGCAGCTACGAGACCCACCTCACCACGGTCGA
It encodes:
- a CDS encoding Ig-like domain-containing protein, coding for MSVAAVGCGTSAVTSPDASVETDGETAPVCDPACDANATCLSGDTCQCDSGYVGDGYACEPESSPGCGDGAVDPGEECDDGNVESGDGCSASCVTERCGDGIVNNGEPCDGGSGCTDTCTIDPGPTLSSSAPGDGAIDVRIGEAITLVFSEPVDPDSVDSSTIHIGPVGWMDGVLYDDTSSMDGTWQVDGSVVTFRPSRPYLQEFSTAHHITVTDGVRDLRGNAATGSVVTFTTIQVDPDFRYHIRNAQFPDRLDTFSGSYETHLTTVDSSGSYWNFPTVAGGWLGLRNDYGGDDLYLEGAGGGDPAFLGPYGGFTGQHWQIAQVESRDADAAAGESPWLCWLQTESHGAGRSLGVMYGDSEGIAIIGMEDVGFRDQAWFLVNAGPRPTR